The Trueperaceae bacterium genome has a window encoding:
- a CDS encoding Dyp-type peroxidase has translation MQEESLSQPVTSRLTRYALFLVATIADDERAAKAVRSLCPDLAGLVRAVGFRNLDAGLTCMLGIGSTAWDRLFGQPRPKELHPFREIDGVHRAVSTPGDLLIHIRGERMDVCFELGMQISTRLGEAVTVVDETHGFRYFDERDLLGFVDGTENPVGRAADKATMVGVEDPAFAGGSYVIVQKYLHDLTKWNALPVERQEAIIGRKKLSDIELDDSVKPTSAHNALTSIFDGDEQLEIVRDNMPFGEVGKGEFGTYFIGYACSPSRIERMLDNMYIGNPPGNYDRLLDFSRPMTGSLFFLPTATFLDGVS, from the coding sequence GTGCAGGAGGAGAGCCTCAGCCAGCCCGTCACCTCCAGGCTCACGCGCTACGCGCTGTTCCTGGTGGCGACGATCGCAGACGACGAACGGGCGGCCAAGGCCGTCCGTTCGCTCTGTCCTGACCTCGCGGGCCTCGTGCGCGCGGTGGGCTTCCGCAACCTCGACGCGGGCCTCACGTGCATGCTCGGCATCGGCTCCACCGCGTGGGACAGGCTCTTCGGGCAGCCGCGCCCCAAGGAGCTGCACCCCTTCCGCGAGATCGACGGCGTGCACCGCGCCGTCTCCACGCCCGGCGACCTCCTGATCCACATCCGCGGAGAGCGCATGGACGTCTGCTTCGAGCTCGGCATGCAGATCAGCACCAGGCTAGGGGAGGCCGTCACGGTGGTGGACGAGACCCACGGCTTCCGGTACTTCGACGAGCGCGACCTCCTGGGCTTCGTCGACGGGACGGAGAACCCGGTCGGGCGCGCCGCGGACAAGGCCACCATGGTCGGCGTCGAGGACCCGGCGTTCGCCGGCGGCAGCTACGTGATCGTCCAGAAGTACCTGCACGACCTCACCAAGTGGAACGCGCTGCCGGTCGAGCGACAAGAGGCCATCATCGGCCGCAAGAAGCTCTCCGACATCGAGCTGGACGACTCTGTGAAGCCGACGTCCGCCCACAACGCCCTCACGAGCATCTTCGACGGCGACGAGCAGCTCGAGATCGTGCGCGACAACATGCCGTTCGGCGAGGTAGGCAAGGGCGAGTTCGGCACGTACTTCATCGGCTACGCCTGCTCGCCCAGCCGGATCGAGCGCATGCTCGACAACATGTACATCGGCAACCCGCCCGGCAACTACGACCGCCTGCTCGACTTCAGCCGCCCGATGACGGGCAGCCTGTTCTTCCTTCCGACCGCTACGTTCCTGGACGGCGTGTCCTAG